One Roseimaritima multifibrata DNA window includes the following coding sequences:
- a CDS encoding sulfatase-like hydrolase/transferase yields the protein MSQYFAKTSSADQKRVGGQPGPASSTLPLTALAVPFLAALSALFLSPIARQATAAERPNIVMILADDQGWGDLSLHGNTNLSTPNIDSLAADGVAFENFYVSAVCAPTRAEMLTGRYFIRTGVRGVTRGDERLNLDEITIADTFQKAGYRTGAFGKWHNGSQPPYHPNDRGFDEYYGFTSGHWGTYFEPPLDHNNTAVKGKGYLVDDLTNHAIEFIEENKSEPFFCYVPLNTPHSPMHIPDRFYEKFDGVDLKMRNRDPEKEDELFSRAALAMVENIDWNVGRILQVLDEQNLAENTIVIYFSDNGPNSWRWNGDMKGRKGSIDEGGIRVPCLIRWPRKLAAGKKIDQVAAAIDFLPTLSDLANVELISEKPLDGRSLEPLLLGDGKDWQDRALLSFRKGASLRTQRFRIDGAGKLFDIENDRSQRHPVNEKFPKVSERMQDLLAKQTAEMKQIIATAPARPFTVGYGKRTVLPARDGEAKGGVERSARAPNNSFFTNWIDPKGAIEWNIEVGESGPYHVVVHHTCPTENVGTSIRVAIGDATAVAKVDKAFDPPLEGAAQDRASRGSESYVKDFAPLDFGMMDLEKGVHTLRLSTEALVGGRSIDVHSVELTK from the coding sequence ATGTCCCAGTACTTTGCCAAGACTTCGTCGGCCGATCAAAAACGGGTTGGCGGCCAACCTGGGCCGGCTTCATCGACCTTGCCGCTTACCGCACTGGCGGTGCCGTTTTTGGCAGCCCTCAGTGCTCTATTCCTCAGCCCAATCGCTCGGCAGGCGACCGCCGCCGAACGTCCCAACATCGTCATGATTCTGGCAGATGACCAAGGCTGGGGTGATTTAAGCCTTCACGGGAACACCAATCTATCGACACCCAACATCGACTCATTGGCGGCGGACGGCGTCGCATTCGAGAATTTCTATGTCAGCGCCGTCTGTGCTCCGACTCGCGCTGAAATGCTTACTGGACGGTACTTCATTCGGACCGGCGTGCGAGGAGTCACACGGGGTGACGAACGATTGAATCTAGACGAAATCACGATCGCAGATACTTTCCAGAAAGCGGGCTACCGAACGGGAGCTTTCGGGAAATGGCACAATGGGTCACAGCCTCCCTATCATCCCAACGATCGAGGCTTCGACGAGTATTACGGATTCACTTCGGGACACTGGGGGACTTATTTCGAACCACCCTTGGACCACAACAATACCGCAGTCAAAGGGAAGGGATACCTTGTCGATGACCTAACCAACCACGCCATCGAGTTTATCGAAGAGAACAAATCCGAACCGTTCTTTTGTTATGTCCCGCTAAATACGCCTCACTCACCGATGCACATTCCCGATCGGTTCTACGAGAAATTTGATGGCGTGGACCTAAAAATGCGCAATCGCGATCCTGAAAAAGAGGACGAACTCTTCTCCCGTGCGGCGCTTGCCATGGTCGAGAACATTGACTGGAACGTTGGACGTATTCTCCAAGTGCTAGACGAACAGAACTTAGCGGAAAATACGATCGTTATTTACTTTTCCGACAACGGTCCTAATTCCTGGCGTTGGAACGGCGACATGAAAGGGCGGAAGGGATCGATTGACGAAGGGGGCATCCGTGTTCCTTGCCTGATTCGCTGGCCTAGAAAATTAGCCGCCGGAAAAAAGATCGATCAGGTTGCCGCAGCCATCGATTTCCTTCCAACCCTAAGTGATTTGGCAAACGTCGAATTGATCAGTGAAAAACCACTCGATGGGCGCAGCCTAGAACCACTCTTGTTGGGCGACGGCAAAGACTGGCAAGACCGAGCGTTGCTCTCTTTCCGAAAAGGGGCTTCACTGCGAACGCAACGTTTTCGTATCGATGGAGCTGGCAAACTGTTCGACATCGAAAACGATCGATCTCAGCGGCATCCTGTCAACGAAAAATTCCCAAAGGTCTCTGAGCGCATGCAGGATCTATTGGCAAAACAAACGGCAGAGATGAAACAGATCATAGCTACCGCCCCTGCACGTCCCTTCACCGTTGGGTATGGCAAGCGAACGGTCTTGCCAGCGAGAGACGGAGAAGCGAAAGGGGGCGTCGAACGAAGCGCTCGCGCCCCGAACAATTCGTTCTTCACCAACTGGATCGATCCTAAAGGGGCCATTGAATGGAACATCGAAGTCGGTGAATCAGGCCCCTACCATGTTGTGGTCCACCACACCTGCCCCACAGAAAATGTTGGCACTTCGATTCGAGTTGCCATTGGGGACGCGACAGCTGTCGCCAAAGTCGACAAAGCGTTTGACCCGCCCTTGGAGGGTGCCGCTCAAGACCGCGCTTCCCGCGGAAGTGAATCCTACGTAAAAGATTTTGCGCCGCTCGATTTCGGGATGATGGACCTGGAGAAAGGAGTCCATACGCTACGGCTTTCCACCGAAGCATTAGTGGGTGGTCGCTCGATCGACGTCCATTCCGTCGAGCTCACCAAATAG
- a CDS encoding DUF1559 domain-containing protein — MSHKDFRARAGFTLVELLVVIAIIGVLVGLLLPAVQAAREAARRMSCSNQLKQIALATHNFHDTLLTFPYATRDRLEGDDGSTWATGHIQILPFLEGDAVASRWDPNEPRNSTVDSDGDGWTNDTLKKESIPTYLCPSMVPPSGPLTGERAPMSYLFSSGTPDASMLHYAVYYGLPEPAYDGAIIPVKTYLASGETAGPNHRKPTKFRDVIDGTSNTFLMGETDFMPKGVPSTSYGGVWAYGYAGYAWGTTYVPFNRHDNTSTVYGAFRSQHPSGGQFSLVDGSVRFVSETIDHAVYQAVSTRANGEVATLP; from the coding sequence ATGTCTCACAAGGACTTCCGCGCTCGTGCGGGTTTTACACTGGTTGAATTGCTTGTTGTGATCGCCATTATTGGCGTGTTGGTGGGGTTGTTGTTGCCGGCCGTCCAGGCGGCTCGCGAAGCGGCACGTCGGATGTCGTGCAGCAATCAGCTGAAGCAGATCGCTTTGGCAACGCACAATTTTCATGACACTTTGCTCACCTTCCCCTATGCGACTCGTGATCGTTTGGAAGGGGATGATGGCAGCACTTGGGCGACTGGACACATCCAGATTTTGCCTTTTCTTGAAGGGGATGCGGTTGCCAGTCGCTGGGACCCCAACGAGCCTCGCAACAGCACCGTCGATTCCGACGGGGATGGGTGGACCAACGACACTCTTAAGAAAGAGAGTATCCCCACCTATCTATGCCCCTCAATGGTTCCTCCCAGCGGGCCGCTAACCGGCGAACGGGCTCCGATGAGTTACCTGTTTTCCTCGGGTACCCCGGACGCCAGTATGCTGCACTATGCGGTCTACTACGGATTGCCTGAGCCCGCCTACGACGGTGCGATCATCCCTGTCAAAACCTATCTCGCTTCTGGCGAGACCGCGGGACCGAACCATCGCAAGCCGACTAAATTCCGCGATGTTATTGATGGGACGTCCAACACATTCTTGATGGGCGAAACCGATTTCATGCCGAAAGGAGTTCCTTCGACTTCGTATGGCGGAGTCTGGGCGTACGGCTATGCCGGCTACGCTTGGGGAACAACTTACGTACCCTTCAATCGTCACGACAACACGTCAACGGTTTACGGAGCATTCCGTAGCCAGCACCCTAGTGGTGGACAGTTCTCTTTGGTCGACGGTTCGGTAAGGTTTGTTTCGGAAACGATCGACCACGCTGTCTATCAAGCGGTTTCAACGCGAGCGAACGGTGAAGTGGCTACCTTGCCGTAG
- a CDS encoding DUF1593 domain-containing protein — MLNRCCRLLVLGVVLGTLFAMHSQANADERPRLLVLTDIGGDPDDRQSMIRLMVYSNAFRIEGLVATASGVPGELKEKITQPHLIREIVSAYGEVRPNLAKHEEGWPTVEQLSGVIKTGSPQRGRKHIGKGNDTEGSAWLIERIDAGSPEDPLNIAIWGGQSDLAQALWRVQTDRSAAEYAKFVKRFRVYDIADQDRIANWMHEQFPGLYYILSRAPAGKDSRTATFRGMYLTGNEQLTSEEWIRENILGTGPLGSRYPLKTHTNPNPYGCLKEGDTPSWFFFLPKGGNDPTDPTKSGWGGQFYQASDGWYRDDGPHYREARETVSRWREKFQEDFALRMSWSK; from the coding sequence ATGTTAAATCGTTGCTGTCGTCTATTGGTGTTGGGGGTGGTGCTGGGGACCCTGTTCGCGATGCATTCGCAAGCCAACGCCGATGAACGGCCTCGGTTATTAGTGTTGACCGACATCGGGGGAGACCCCGACGACCGCCAGTCGATGATACGGTTGATGGTCTATTCCAATGCCTTTCGGATCGAAGGGCTTGTCGCTACCGCTTCGGGGGTTCCAGGCGAACTGAAAGAGAAGATCACGCAACCTCATTTGATTCGCGAAATTGTTTCAGCCTATGGGGAGGTCCGTCCCAATCTCGCGAAACATGAAGAAGGCTGGCCGACGGTCGAACAGCTTTCGGGTGTCATCAAGACAGGCAGTCCCCAGCGTGGCAGAAAGCACATCGGTAAAGGAAATGATACGGAAGGTTCTGCATGGTTGATCGAGCGGATCGACGCCGGTTCACCGGAAGACCCTTTGAATATCGCAATTTGGGGCGGTCAGTCCGATTTGGCGCAAGCCTTATGGCGAGTCCAAACGGATCGGAGTGCGGCGGAATATGCCAAGTTCGTTAAACGGTTTCGCGTGTATGACATTGCAGATCAAGACCGGATCGCCAACTGGATGCATGAACAGTTTCCCGGTTTGTATTACATTCTTAGCCGGGCCCCTGCCGGAAAGGATTCGCGAACCGCGACCTTTCGAGGCATGTATTTGACGGGGAACGAGCAGTTAACTTCGGAGGAATGGATTCGAGAAAACATTCTCGGAACGGGGCCGCTCGGTAGCCGCTACCCATTAAAAACGCATACGAATCCCAATCCGTATGGGTGCCTAAAAGAAGGGGATACACCTTCGTGGTTTTTCTTCTTGCCCAAAGGAGGGAACGATCCCACAGACCCCACCAAGTCGGGCTGGGGCGGGCAATTCTATCAAGCGAGCGATGGATGGTACCGCGATGACGGGCCTCACTACCGCGAGGCCCGCGAAACGGTCAGCCGTTGGCGGGAGAAATTTCAAGAAGATTTTGCATTGAGAATGTCCTGGAGCAAGTAG
- the hisB gene encoding imidazoleglycerol-phosphate dehydratase HisB, producing MSRKTTIDRQTGETQIRLSIDLDGSGAGERKTGIGFLDHMLDLFAKHALIDLTVEATGDLHVDDHHTTEDIGICLGQAIDQALGDRAGIRRYGHFTLPMDEVLVTAAVDMGGRYAFEYQAPISADKIGTFDTELVEHFWQSFAANAKCNLHVLMHYGRNAHHISEGIFKAVARAVRMAAESDPRSDAIPSTKGVL from the coding sequence ATGTCTCGAAAAACGACTATCGATCGCCAGACCGGCGAAACTCAAATCCGTCTATCGATTGATCTGGACGGTTCCGGAGCAGGCGAGCGCAAAACCGGCATTGGTTTCTTGGACCACATGCTGGACCTGTTCGCCAAACATGCTTTAATCGATCTAACGGTCGAAGCCACCGGCGACCTGCATGTCGACGATCATCACACCACCGAAGACATCGGAATCTGTTTGGGCCAGGCAATCGATCAGGCCCTCGGGGATCGAGCTGGTATCCGCCGTTACGGACACTTTACGCTGCCAATGGACGAAGTCCTGGTGACGGCGGCTGTTGATATGGGTGGAAGGTATGCCTTCGAATACCAAGCCCCCATCTCCGCCGATAAGATCGGAACCTTTGACACCGAACTGGTGGAACACTTCTGGCAAAGCTTTGCCGCCAACGCGAAGTGCAATCTGCATGTCTTGATGCACTACGGCCGCAATGCCCACCACATCTCGGAAGGCATTTTTAAAGCGGTCGCCAGAGCCGTCCGAATGGCAGCCGAATCCGATCCACGCAGCGACGCGATTCCCAGCACCAAAGGGGTCCTTTAG
- a CDS encoding S46 family peptidase has protein sequence MYPMSELRSLDLAARGIELTADQIFKPHANSLVDGVCKVNGCTGSFVSPKGLIITNHHCAYGAIQQASQGKQDYLTDGFQANTQQDEIPAPDYVVRVTEDYRDVSQEVLSAVRQDMTFLERTKAIEKKSKEIEFAAEQAAPQFRAEVAEMFAGESYVLFRYTYLKDIRLVFAPPQSVGNFGGEIDNWMWPRHTGDFSFMRAYVAPDGSSATYHADNVPYEPQRFIQVSAAGVEEEDAVFLLGYPGRTARHKTSAFLLYEQNLRLPTIIDLYNSQMAIMENAGKDNREVEIKHASRMRSLSNVEKRSRGQLQGLVRADIVKNRQDQEAELQKFIESEPANREQFGTLQAEIEAVYDQMTAAAPLEINLNQLRSASRAASFAFFVIDAAHERQKPNLDRETPYLDKNWDQSLQKLKSSVNDYHQATDQAILADILQRLALVDAEQTIPALTPLLASAEAIPTVSAQLVEQTKLDDWNFLEECLAMDVQQLNEVKDPLLQLMLQLYPTYLQIRETQKTREGELSELYGRLLLIKRRFMQTNFVPDANATLRFTCGHVRRYSPEDAVIKTPLTTLSGVIAKTTGVAPFITPAEVIAKQQAGDLGPFRSPELDDVPVAILYDTDTTGGNSGSPILNGRGELVGVNFDRCFEATINDFAWDQSYSRSIGVDIRYVLWLTGIVYGADHLLDEMGIDMPAN, from the coding sequence ATGTATCCGATGAGCGAACTGCGAAGCTTGGATCTAGCGGCGCGCGGGATTGAATTGACTGCCGACCAGATATTCAAACCGCATGCGAACAGCCTGGTCGATGGTGTTTGCAAGGTGAATGGTTGCACGGGGTCGTTCGTGTCTCCCAAGGGGCTGATCATCACCAACCACCACTGTGCGTATGGTGCAATCCAGCAGGCAAGCCAAGGCAAGCAGGATTATTTAACCGACGGCTTCCAAGCGAATACGCAACAGGATGAAATCCCAGCGCCCGACTATGTGGTCCGGGTCACCGAAGACTACCGCGATGTTTCCCAAGAAGTTCTTTCAGCGGTGCGTCAGGATATGACCTTTTTGGAACGGACCAAAGCGATTGAAAAGAAGAGTAAGGAAATTGAATTCGCGGCCGAACAGGCAGCTCCACAGTTCCGCGCTGAAGTCGCGGAAATGTTCGCAGGAGAATCGTACGTTCTGTTTCGCTATACCTACTTAAAGGACATCCGTTTGGTCTTTGCACCTCCACAATCGGTGGGAAATTTTGGTGGTGAGATCGATAACTGGATGTGGCCACGGCACACCGGCGACTTTTCATTCATGCGAGCCTACGTCGCACCCGATGGCTCCTCCGCGACGTACCATGCCGATAACGTTCCGTACGAACCTCAACGTTTCATTCAGGTTTCTGCCGCTGGTGTCGAGGAAGAGGATGCCGTTTTTCTACTTGGCTATCCCGGTAGAACGGCTCGCCATAAAACGTCTGCCTTTTTGCTTTACGAACAAAACCTGCGGCTGCCGACCATTATCGATCTGTACAATTCCCAGATGGCAATCATGGAAAACGCGGGCAAGGACAACCGCGAAGTCGAAATCAAACATGCCTCACGGATGCGTTCCTTATCCAATGTTGAAAAGCGATCCCGCGGCCAGCTTCAAGGACTTGTCCGAGCCGACATTGTTAAAAATCGCCAAGACCAGGAAGCCGAACTGCAAAAGTTCATCGAATCCGAACCAGCCAACCGCGAACAATTTGGCACCCTGCAGGCGGAAATAGAAGCTGTCTACGACCAAATGACCGCAGCCGCTCCGCTAGAAATCAACCTGAACCAATTGCGGTCTGCCAGTCGCGCCGCCTCGTTTGCGTTTTTTGTGATCGATGCCGCCCACGAGCGGCAAAAACCGAACCTCGATCGCGAAACGCCCTATCTGGACAAGAACTGGGATCAATCGCTGCAAAAACTAAAAAGCTCGGTGAATGACTACCACCAAGCAACCGACCAAGCGATCCTCGCCGACATCCTGCAGCGGCTTGCCTTGGTCGATGCCGAACAAACGATTCCAGCCCTCACACCTTTGCTGGCCTCTGCGGAAGCGATCCCGACGGTCTCCGCACAACTCGTTGAACAAACAAAACTTGACGATTGGAATTTCCTCGAAGAATGCTTGGCAATGGACGTCCAGCAACTAAACGAGGTCAAAGATCCGCTGCTACAACTCATGCTGCAGCTCTACCCGACCTACCTCCAAATCCGTGAGACCCAAAAGACAAGGGAAGGGGAATTGAGTGAACTGTATGGGCGTCTGCTGCTTATCAAAAGACGTTTTATGCAAACCAATTTTGTCCCCGACGCGAACGCGACACTGCGATTTACCTGCGGCCATGTGCGACGCTACTCGCCAGAGGACGCTGTGATCAAGACTCCGTTGACGACGTTGTCGGGAGTGATTGCCAAAACGACTGGCGTCGCACCTTTTATAACTCCCGCAGAGGTGATTGCGAAACAGCAGGCGGGCGACCTAGGCCCCTTCCGCAGTCCTGAACTTGACGATGTCCCCGTCGCGATTCTGTACGATACCGATACCACCGGCGGCAATTCGGGAAGCCCGATCTTGAATGGAAGGGGAGAGTTGGTCGGGGTCAACTTCGATCGTTGTTTCGAAGCGACGATTAACGATTTTGCTTGGGACCAAAGCTACTCGCGGTCAATCGGCGTCGATATCCGCTATGTCTTATGGCTAACCGGCATCGTTTATGGAGCCGATCATCTACTGGACGAAATGGGCATTGATATGCCCGCAAACTAG
- the hisC gene encoding histidinol-phosphate transaminase, producing the protein MSVKSNPFRATLAKMHPYVPGEQPQGGKFIKLNTNENPYPAPPAVTAAIISAAQAGLQRYPDPTASSFRRQAAETLGLPGPDWILAGNGSDEILTILVRAMVGEGERLRLPYPSYILYRTLADIQGADWEQTEFDKDWKLPAAFGEASSDGEQKLRLAFLPNPNSPSGTVLTPDEVLEIAERLPCPLVVDEAYADFAETNCLKLVEQNENIFITRTLSKSYALAGLRFGFVIAQPHRIAELGKIKDSYNCDALSIAAATAAVGSSEWLADNVQKIKATRRRMEQKLTEIGFKVTPSQANFVWCQHPHKSHKEMYEQLKKSQILVRYMDFPEWGDGLRISVGTDDQVDACLMLLAQM; encoded by the coding sequence ATGTCCGTAAAATCCAATCCATTTCGTGCTACCCTGGCCAAGATGCACCCCTATGTCCCCGGTGAACAACCGCAGGGTGGCAAGTTTATAAAATTAAACACCAACGAGAATCCGTATCCAGCGCCTCCGGCGGTCACTGCGGCAATCATTTCGGCAGCTCAGGCTGGCCTGCAACGGTACCCCGATCCCACAGCGTCCTCTTTCCGCCGGCAAGCGGCCGAAACGCTGGGGCTTCCCGGTCCCGACTGGATCCTGGCTGGAAACGGAAGCGATGAAATCTTGACGATCTTGGTCCGCGCGATGGTGGGTGAAGGCGAACGCCTCCGTCTGCCTTATCCCAGCTACATTCTGTATCGAACTCTGGCCGATATCCAAGGCGCCGACTGGGAGCAAACCGAATTCGACAAGGACTGGAAATTGCCAGCCGCTTTTGGCGAAGCGAGCAGCGACGGAGAACAAAAACTGCGTCTAGCTTTCCTGCCGAACCCCAACAGCCCAAGCGGTACGGTTCTGACACCAGACGAAGTTCTAGAGATTGCCGAGCGGCTTCCCTGCCCATTGGTTGTCGACGAAGCCTACGCCGATTTTGCCGAGACCAACTGCCTTAAACTGGTCGAGCAAAACGAGAACATCTTCATCACGCGGACGCTTAGCAAATCCTACGCGCTCGCCGGTTTGCGGTTTGGGTTTGTGATTGCCCAGCCACACCGAATTGCCGAGCTTGGCAAAATCAAGGACAGCTATAACTGCGATGCACTCTCCATCGCAGCTGCAACGGCCGCCGTCGGCAGCAGCGAATGGCTGGCAGATAATGTGCAAAAGATCAAAGCGACCCGACGTCGCATGGAGCAAAAGCTGACTGAAATCGGGTTCAAGGTAACTCCGTCACAAGCGAACTTTGTCTGGTGTCAGCACCCGCATAAATCGCACAAAGAGATGTACGAGCAACTGAAAAAGAGTCAAATCCTCGTGCGATACATGGATTTCCCTGAGTGGGGAGATGGATTACGTATAAGTGTAGGCACCGATGATCAAGTCGATGCTTGCTTGATGCTCTTAGCACAGATGTAG